One genomic region from Candidatus Bathyarchaeia archaeon encodes:
- a CDS encoding NAD(P)/FAD-dependent oxidoreductase, which yields MENFSDVIVVGGGPCGSFSALSLSKRGFNVTVFEEHSEIGVPCHCAGHVSINGLKNLGLYPLPKGIVENTFTGAKIHSPSGKVLTVRLAKPITCTVNRIFFDKHIAELAQKAGANYNLDTRVESLAFAGGFLKGVVIKRRDKSSEFFGKIVLDAEGISARILRQASLLPPKSEKIVKGAQVEVENVKNVETDVVEVILGSRYAPGFYAWLIPKNEEEAKVGLATKTGDPRAFLRRLMRKHPAVSAKLQNAKVIKESYHPITLGGPIAKTYSNGFLVVGDAASQVKPTTGGGIIFGLNCARIAADVITEALEKSDFSAEFLSAYQKRFMKMFGFDIKAMLKVREILDNFSDEKLNGIISLCEKIRLNEALKDLKEIDFQGRALLKLAQSPKALTVLALLFLNYLLGKP from the coding sequence ATGGAAAACTTTTCAGACGTAATAGTCGTTGGAGGAGGTCCATGCGGCTCCTTCAGCGCCTTAAGCCTTTCCAAAAGAGGCTTTAATGTAACGGTCTTCGAAGAACACAGCGAAATTGGTGTTCCATGCCACTGCGCCGGACATGTAAGCATTAACGGCTTAAAAAATCTCGGACTTTATCCGCTACCGAAAGGAATAGTTGAGAACACATTTACTGGAGCGAAGATTCATTCTCCAAGCGGCAAAGTTCTCACCGTTCGGTTAGCTAAACCAATAACATGTACAGTTAACCGCATCTTTTTTGACAAGCACATTGCAGAGCTAGCCCAGAAAGCTGGTGCAAACTATAACTTGGACACAAGAGTTGAGTCTTTAGCATTTGCAGGGGGATTTTTGAAAGGCGTTGTTATTAAAAGACGTGACAAATCCTCTGAATTTTTTGGCAAGATAGTTTTGGATGCTGAGGGAATATCTGCAAGAATTTTGAGACAAGCGTCGTTGCTACCGCCTAAAAGCGAAAAAATTGTCAAAGGAGCCCAGGTTGAAGTTGAAAATGTTAAAAATGTTGAAACAGACGTGGTCGAAGTAATCCTTGGTAGCCGTTATGCACCGGGATTTTATGCTTGGCTTATCCCAAAAAACGAAGAGGAAGCAAAAGTTGGTTTGGCAACCAAAACCGGAGACCCGAGGGCGTTTCTGCGAAGGCTAATGCGTAAACATCCAGCGGTCTCAGCGAAATTGCAAAATGCAAAAGTAATCAAAGAATCTTATCATCCAATAACATTGGGTGGACCAATAGCAAAAACATACTCAAACGGCTTTCTCGTGGTTGGCGATGCAGCTTCACAGGTGAAACCTACAACTGGTGGCGGGATAATATTTGGCTTGAACTGCGCAAGGATTGCCGCCGACGTTATTACAGAGGCACTGGAAAAAAGTGATTTTTCGGCAGAATTTTTAAGCGCATATCAGAAGCGTTTCATGAAAATGTTTGGCTTTGACATTAAAGCCATGCTTAAGGTTAGGGAAATTTTGGACAATTTTTCAGACGAAAAATTAAACGGCATCATAAGCCTCTGTGAAAAAATACGACTAAATGAGGCTTTGAAGGATTTAAAGGAGATAGACTTCCAGGGGAGAGCACTCCTCAAATTGGCACAAAGCCCAAAGGCTTTAACGGTGCTTGCCCTCCTCTTTCTCAATTACTTATTAGGGAAACCTTAA
- a CDS encoding CDC48 family AAA ATPase, whose translation MSEVQLRVGDARQRDVGRGIARIDQRTMQKLGISAGDVIEIVGKRTTSAIAWPAYSEDQNRDIIRIDGFTRKNAGVAINEYVIVRPAKVKEALNVTLAPVDMRLNVDEDFTNFVKNRLMERTLVEGDTTLVMMLGHAIPFVVTKTRPHGIVKVTPETKLTILSEPAPEGKGVPRTTYEDIGGLHEEIQRVREMVELPLRHPELFQRLGIEPPKGVLLHGPPGCGKTLLARAVANESEANFFSINGPEIMSKFYGESEARLREIFQQAQQNAPSIIFIDELDAIAPKREEVTGEVERRVVAQLLALMDGLSGRGNVIVIGATNRPNALDPALRRPGRFDREIEIGVPDKQGRYEILQIHTRGMPLAEDVDLKKLAEMTHGYTGADLAALCRETAMKALRRYLPQINLEEERIPPEVLEKMEVKMEDFLNAYKEVTPTAMREVYVEVPAVHWDDIGGLEEVKQELREAVEWPLKHPDIFKRMGIKPPKGILLYGPPGCGKTLLARAVATESEANFITIKGPEVFSKWVGESEKAIREVFRKARMAAPAVIFFDEIDSLVPRRGLGFADSGVTERVISQLLTEMDGIVTLEDIVVIAATNRPDIVDPAVLRPGRFDRLIYVPEPDEKSRLQIFKIYTKNMPLAKDVSLETLAAMTKNYSGADIEAVCREAAMQALRRDINAKEVTMKDFEEALKRIGPSITPDMEKWYKSFMQQVRQVQKPATPVA comes from the coding sequence GTGAGCGAAGTTCAGCTCCGTGTCGGAGATGCAAGGCAAAGAGACGTTGGCAGAGGCATAGCCAGAATAGACCAGAGAACAATGCAAAAGCTAGGCATAAGCGCCGGCGACGTAATAGAAATAGTCGGCAAAAGGACAACTTCAGCCATAGCATGGCCAGCCTATAGTGAAGACCAGAACCGCGACATAATACGCATAGACGGGTTCACCCGTAAAAACGCCGGGGTAGCAATCAACGAATACGTCATTGTAAGACCAGCAAAGGTTAAAGAAGCCTTAAACGTCACGCTTGCGCCTGTGGATATGCGCCTAAACGTGGACGAAGACTTCACAAACTTTGTCAAAAACCGCTTAATGGAAAGAACCCTAGTTGAGGGAGATACAACCCTTGTCATGATGCTTGGCCACGCCATACCCTTTGTTGTGACGAAAACTCGACCTCACGGTATTGTGAAGGTTACCCCGGAAACCAAATTAACAATTCTCAGCGAGCCAGCCCCTGAAGGAAAAGGAGTGCCGAGAACAACATACGAAGACATAGGCGGGCTTCATGAGGAGATTCAAAGGGTGCGCGAGATGGTGGAGCTTCCACTAAGACATCCAGAGCTTTTCCAAAGACTTGGCATAGAACCGCCAAAAGGAGTGCTGCTACATGGTCCGCCTGGTTGTGGTAAGACTTTGCTGGCAAGGGCCGTGGCAAACGAGTCAGAGGCCAACTTCTTCTCAATAAATGGACCAGAAATAATGAGCAAGTTCTACGGCGAATCTGAAGCACGTCTTAGGGAGATTTTTCAACAAGCTCAGCAAAATGCTCCAAGCATAATATTCATTGACGAGTTGGACGCCATAGCCCCAAAACGGGAAGAGGTAACAGGCGAAGTTGAAAGGCGTGTTGTGGCGCAACTCTTAGCCTTAATGGACGGCTTATCGGGAAGGGGAAACGTCATAGTAATAGGCGCAACCAACAGGCCTAACGCGCTTGACCCAGCTCTCCGCAGGCCGGGAAGATTTGATAGAGAAATCGAGATAGGGGTTCCAGACAAGCAGGGAAGATATGAGATTCTCCAGATTCACACTCGGGGAATGCCGCTGGCCGAAGATGTGGACCTTAAGAAGCTCGCTGAAATGACCCATGGATATACCGGCGCAGACTTGGCGGCCCTTTGCAGAGAGACGGCCATGAAGGCGTTGAGGCGATACTTACCGCAGATAAACCTTGAGGAGGAACGCATACCACCGGAAGTCTTGGAAAAAATGGAGGTTAAGATGGAGGACTTCTTAAACGCGTACAAGGAAGTTACGCCGACAGCCATGCGGGAAGTATACGTTGAGGTTCCAGCAGTTCATTGGGACGATATTGGTGGACTGGAAGAGGTTAAGCAGGAGCTTAGAGAAGCCGTTGAGTGGCCTTTGAAGCATCCTGACATCTTTAAGCGCATGGGGATAAAACCTCCTAAGGGTATACTGCTTTATGGGCCTCCGGGTTGTGGTAAGACTTTGCTGGCTAGGGCCGTGGCAACCGAAAGTGAAGCCAACTTCATAACAATTAAGGGTCCGGAAGTCTTTTCAAAATGGGTTGGCGAATCTGAAAAAGCTATAAGAGAGGTCTTTCGAAAGGCGCGGATGGCAGCTCCAGCAGTTATATTCTTCGACGAGATTGATTCACTTGTGCCTCGCCGTGGTTTAGGATTTGCAGACAGTGGCGTAACAGAGCGTGTAATAAGCCAGCTTCTAACGGAAATGGATGGCATAGTCACCTTGGAAGACATAGTCGTTATTGCTGCCACAAACAGACCCGACATAGTTGATCCGGCTGTGCTTCGCCCAGGAAGATTTGACAGGCTTATATATGTGCCGGAACCAGATGAGAAAAGCCGCCTACAAATATTCAAAATCTACACTAAGAACATGCCTCTTGCCAAAGACGTAAGCCTTGAAACTTTGGCTGCCATGACAAAGAACTATTCCGGCGCAGACATAGAAGCCGTCTGTAGAGAGGCAGCCATGCAAGCTCTGCGAAGGGACATAAACGCGAAGGAGGTTACAATGAAAGATTTTGAAGAAGCCTTGAAGCGGATAGGGCCTTCCATAACGCCAGACATGGAGAAATGGTACAAGAGCTTCATGCAGCAAGTCCGTCAAGTGCAGAAACCAGCAACACCAGTAGCCTAA
- a CDS encoding elongation factor 1-beta, translating into MGSVIISYKIFPTDITVNFEDLKKKIEASLPEFATIYGYGEEPIAFGLNALICAIKIPEDKSGVLEELEKRFEQISEISQVQTIMVRRISR; encoded by the coding sequence GTGGGTAGCGTTATAATTTCTTACAAAATTTTCCCTACTGATATAACTGTAAACTTTGAGGATTTGAAGAAGAAGATTGAGGCTTCTCTGCCGGAATTCGCAACTATATATGGTTATGGCGAAGAGCCTATAGCCTTCGGCTTAAACGCCCTGATTTGCGCCATCAAGATTCCAGAGGACAAAAGTGGAGTGCTTGAAGAGTTGGAGAAACGGTTTGAGCAGATAAGCGAAATAAGTCAGGTACAGACGATAATGGTTAGAAGGATAAGCAGATAA
- a CDS encoding CorA family divalent cation transporter, whose product MSQFVKVEQKVLEELKGGKIFPRHKKFDSFSLISISFATMQKNELKTYPIYIIIGQKAILTLRTKEASAPIEYAIQALKDSSSEAESLEPSFVLCEVLRENTNRNLDVVMELRGVLEELEEKAIAKPSKSVMREVFMLKKQIATFYRLLWKSSR is encoded by the coding sequence ATCTCGCAGTTCGTAAAAGTTGAACAAAAAGTTCTGGAAGAACTAAAAGGTGGAAAAATTTTTCCGCGTCACAAGAAGTTTGACAGCTTTTCGCTTATTTCGATCTCATTTGCAACTATGCAGAAAAATGAGCTGAAAACTTACCCGATATATATTATTATAGGCCAAAAAGCGATCCTTACGTTAAGAACCAAAGAAGCATCTGCGCCCATTGAATACGCCATACAAGCATTGAAAGATTCCTCGTCTGAAGCTGAAAGTCTTGAACCTTCTTTTGTCCTCTGTGAGGTGCTACGGGAAAATACGAACAGAAACTTGGATGTTGTAATGGAGTTGAGGGGTGTCCTTGAGGAACTAGAAGAGAAAGCTATAGCGAAACCATCTAAATCTGTGATGCGCGAGGTGTTCATGCTTAAGAAACAAATAGCTACATTCTATCGTCTTCTATGGAAGAGCAGCAGATAG
- a CDS encoding zinc finger domain-containing protein, which produces MAEKAATITLVTCTSCGKPIPPGAEATKFLCPNCGEILIRRCTKCRKFGRQYKCPKCGFIGP; this is translated from the coding sequence ATGGCTGAAAAGGCAGCAACAATAACGTTGGTTACATGCACAAGCTGCGGCAAACCTATTCCCCCCGGAGCGGAGGCTACAAAGTTTCTTTGTCCAAACTGTGGGGAAATCTTGATTAGACGCTGTACAAAATGCCGTAAGTTTGGACGCCAATATAAATGCCCAAAATGTGGTTTTATAGGCCCCTAA
- the fen gene encoding flap endonuclease-1 yields MGVNLRDIVPKTVVRLEDLSGKSIAIDAYNALYQFLAIIRQPDGTPLKDSSGRITSHLSGLLYRTSNLVELGIKPIYVFDGVPPALKEAEIKRRMKAKEEALVKYEQALREGKIEEARMYAQATSSLKDYMAEDSKRLLDLMGIPWIQAPSEGEAQAAHVVKRGDADYCASQDYDSLLFGAPRLVRNVTISGRRKLPGKNVYIEVEPEVIELEQVLKECGITHEQLIDVGILVGTDFNPEGIKGLGPKTALKLIKEYGSLENALPYIKNAEFPVEPQKIKEIFLHPKVTDNYKIEWREPDVDGVVDFICRERDFSEDRVRKALEKMQKGISKLKGKTTLERWFG; encoded by the coding sequence TTGGGAGTGAATCTTCGAGACATAGTCCCGAAAACGGTCGTGAGGCTTGAGGATTTAAGTGGAAAATCTATAGCCATAGACGCTTACAACGCGTTATACCAGTTTCTAGCCATAATCCGACAGCCTGATGGCACGCCATTAAAGGATAGTAGCGGACGCATAACAAGCCACTTGAGTGGGCTCTTGTATAGGACAAGCAACCTAGTAGAGTTAGGAATAAAACCCATATACGTCTTCGATGGGGTGCCTCCGGCTCTAAAAGAGGCTGAAATTAAGAGGCGTATGAAAGCCAAGGAAGAAGCTCTAGTGAAGTATGAGCAAGCCTTAAGGGAGGGCAAGATTGAAGAGGCTAGAATGTATGCGCAAGCCACTTCAAGCCTCAAAGATTACATGGCTGAGGATAGCAAACGCCTACTAGACTTGATGGGAATTCCATGGATCCAGGCTCCAAGCGAAGGCGAAGCCCAAGCCGCCCATGTAGTTAAGCGGGGGGACGCTGACTACTGCGCAAGCCAAGATTATGACAGCTTGCTTTTTGGCGCACCCCGCCTTGTCAGAAATGTGACAATTTCTGGAAGACGGAAGCTTCCGGGGAAAAATGTTTACATTGAAGTTGAGCCTGAGGTCATTGAACTTGAGCAAGTTTTAAAGGAATGTGGAATAACCCATGAGCAGTTGATTGATGTTGGAATATTGGTGGGAACAGACTTTAATCCCGAAGGCATAAAGGGGCTTGGGCCGAAAACAGCCCTGAAACTCATAAAAGAGTATGGAAGCCTAGAAAATGCTTTACCCTACATTAAAAATGCTGAGTTTCCGGTTGAGCCGCAAAAGATCAAGGAGATTTTCTTACATCCAAAAGTGACGGATAATTACAAGATAGAGTGGCGGGAGCCTGACGTGGATGGGGTTGTAGACTTCATTTGCCGTGAGAGGGACTTCTCAGAAGACCGTGTCAGAAAAGCTTTGGAAAAGATGCAGAAGGGAATATCCAAACTTAAGGGTAAAACAACGCTTGAGAGATGGTTTGGCTAA
- a CDS encoding TrpB-like pyridoxal phosphate-dependent enzyme has product MQSQIPLSLDELPTKWYNILPDLPEPLPPPKEPETGPSRMEFLAKTMVKECLRQEMSSERWIPIPEEIRELYLHMGRPRPLYRAVRLEKRLGLKKVRLYYKREDLSPTGSHKTNTAVAQAYYAMKEGKTTLTTETGAGQWGTALSYAARLLGLNCVVFWVKSVYNWKLDRRTLMELLGAKVYASPSQQTKIGREVLSKSPEHLGSLGIAISEGLEYAETHEDSVYCLGSVLNHVLMHQSIIGLEAMKQFDLIDEKPDLIIGCLGGGSNFGGIALPFIGEVLRGKRECEFLAAQSMAAPNLVKGEYRYDFCDVAEYTPLLKVYTLGHKVEMPPIKADGLRYHAAAPIISLLRHHGLVNAVAYPADEKAIFEAARIFLQSEGWLPAPESSYAIRAGIDEAIKAEKAGVEKVICMNISGHGFLDLAAYREKLETG; this is encoded by the coding sequence GTGCAAAGCCAAATTCCGCTTTCATTAGATGAGCTACCAACAAAATGGTATAATATTTTGCCGGACCTGCCCGAACCGCTTCCACCTCCTAAAGAGCCGGAGACAGGCCCTTCTCGAATGGAATTTTTGGCCAAGACCATGGTCAAGGAGTGTTTAAGACAAGAAATGTCAAGTGAGCGTTGGATTCCAATTCCAGAAGAAATTCGTGAACTTTACTTGCACATGGGGAGACCTAGACCCCTATACCGTGCGGTAAGATTAGAAAAACGTTTGGGGCTTAAGAAGGTTAGACTTTATTACAAGCGGGAGGATTTGTCTCCAACTGGTTCCCATAAGACTAACACGGCGGTTGCTCAAGCCTACTATGCTATGAAAGAGGGAAAAACAACTCTGACAACGGAAACTGGTGCTGGGCAGTGGGGAACAGCCCTCTCCTATGCCGCGAGGCTTTTGGGTTTAAACTGTGTGGTTTTCTGGGTTAAATCCGTCTATAACTGGAAATTGGATAGAAGAACGTTAATGGAACTTTTAGGCGCGAAGGTTTATGCTTCTCCAAGTCAGCAGACAAAAATTGGCAGAGAGGTTCTTTCAAAAAGCCCTGAGCACCTTGGCTCGCTTGGAATAGCAATTTCAGAAGGTTTAGAGTATGCTGAGACCCATGAAGATTCTGTTTACTGTTTGGGCTCTGTTCTTAACCATGTGCTAATGCACCAGTCCATAATCGGTTTGGAAGCCATGAAGCAGTTTGACCTCATAGATGAGAAACCAGATCTGATAATTGGCTGTCTCGGAGGAGGCTCAAACTTTGGAGGCATAGCCCTACCATTCATTGGTGAAGTTTTGAGAGGAAAACGTGAGTGTGAGTTTCTGGCTGCTCAGTCAATGGCTGCGCCCAACCTTGTTAAGGGCGAATATCGTTATGATTTTTGCGATGTGGCCGAATATACACCACTCTTGAAGGTTTACACTTTGGGGCATAAGGTTGAGATGCCACCCATAAAGGCCGACGGCCTTCGCTATCATGCAGCTGCTCCAATAATAAGCCTTTTGAGGCATCATGGACTGGTTAATGCGGTGGCTTACCCAGCAGATGAAAAGGCCATTTTTGAAGCTGCGAGGATTTTTCTTCAAAGTGAGGGGTGGTTGCCCGCTCCGGAGTCTAGTTACGCTATCCGCGCTGGAATAGACGAGGCCATAAAAGCCGAGAAAGCCGGAGTCGAGAAAGTTATTTGCATGAATATTAGTGGACATGGTTTCCTAGACTTAGCGGCGTATAGAGAAAAACTCGAAACAGGTTAA
- the glmS gene encoding glutamine--fructose-6-phosphate transaminase (isomerizing) yields MCGIFGCILREGAAAPIVHQALKRLEYRGYDSVGEATIHEGKLYVKKDSGKIDEVHKIHNLDDLPGCIGIGHTRWATHGAPLMINAHPHVDCNGQIAVVHNGIIENFAELKLELEGKGHVFQSRTDTEVIAHLIEEAFKANPSLKLVDAVLEAVRRLEGSYAIAVISPKEPDKIVCARRESPLVIGLGENALYCASDIPAFLPLTNKAVIIEDGEIVTLSFEGLEIRKIADFSPVMREPRLIDWTPEMAVKQGYPHFMLKEIHEQPACLRNTLRLQEHYLDLMATFLDRAKEVFLVACGTSYHACLAASYMFSKLAFLATYPVIASEFIEQHGKSVNIDSTILAVSQSGETADTLAAVNAARQRAATILGLTNVIGSTLTRVSRVYISQQSGPEIGVAATKTFTSQLSVLAQLALRLAKKRGKISQDEMDFIEAKLKKLPDIVETVIATQEEKVKGIAEKYKDAKVFFFLGRGISTATAYEGRLKLMEIAYIPAIAFPAGESKHGPISLIEEGFPVVFICPKDDTHKTIIGNIMEMKARGASIIAVIEEGDEEVKGLADDYVEVPKGIPDILSPIPFVVPLQLLAYYMAVERGYDPDKPRNLAKSVTVK; encoded by the coding sequence ATGTGCGGAATATTTGGATGCATTTTAAGGGAAGGAGCCGCAGCACCAATAGTGCACCAAGCCCTTAAAAGGCTGGAATATCGTGGCTACGACTCTGTGGGCGAAGCAACAATACATGAAGGGAAACTCTACGTTAAAAAGGACAGCGGGAAAATAGACGAGGTTCACAAAATCCACAACCTTGACGACTTGCCCGGCTGCATAGGTATAGGCCATACAAGGTGGGCCACGCATGGAGCACCATTAATGATTAACGCGCATCCCCATGTTGATTGTAATGGGCAAATAGCCGTCGTTCACAACGGAATCATCGAGAACTTCGCAGAGCTGAAACTTGAACTGGAAGGGAAAGGCCACGTCTTCCAGTCAAGAACGGACACTGAGGTTATAGCCCATCTTATTGAGGAAGCATTCAAGGCAAATCCTTCCTTGAAACTGGTGGACGCTGTTCTTGAGGCTGTGAGAAGGCTTGAAGGCTCTTATGCAATTGCGGTAATTTCGCCAAAAGAGCCGGACAAAATAGTGTGTGCTAGACGCGAGAGCCCACTTGTTATAGGGCTTGGAGAAAACGCACTTTATTGCGCCTCGGATATACCAGCGTTTTTACCATTAACCAATAAGGCAGTTATAATTGAAGATGGAGAAATAGTAACCCTATCCTTCGAAGGTCTGGAAATTAGAAAAATTGCGGATTTCAGCCCGGTGATGCGGGAGCCAAGGCTCATCGACTGGACTCCTGAAATGGCTGTTAAGCAAGGTTATCCCCATTTTATGTTGAAGGAGATTCATGAGCAGCCAGCATGTCTACGGAACACTTTGAGGTTGCAGGAGCATTACCTAGATTTGATGGCAACATTCTTAGACCGCGCCAAAGAAGTATTCTTGGTGGCTTGCGGCACATCATACCATGCGTGTTTAGCGGCTTCATATATGTTTTCTAAACTCGCCTTTCTGGCAACATATCCAGTTATAGCTTCGGAATTCATAGAGCAGCATGGCAAGTCAGTAAATATTGACAGCACAATCTTAGCTGTAAGCCAATCTGGCGAGACTGCGGATACTCTTGCCGCGGTAAACGCCGCCCGCCAAAGAGCAGCAACAATTCTTGGACTTACAAACGTTATAGGCTCAACGCTCACAAGGGTTTCACGGGTTTATATAAGCCAGCAGTCCGGACCGGAAATAGGCGTGGCTGCAACCAAGACATTCACTTCGCAGCTTTCGGTTCTTGCCCAGCTGGCGCTTAGGCTGGCAAAGAAGAGGGGGAAAATTTCGCAAGACGAAATGGACTTTATAGAGGCAAAGTTGAAGAAACTGCCAGACATTGTAGAAACAGTGATCGCCACACAAGAGGAGAAAGTTAAGGGCATAGCAGAAAAATACAAGGATGCAAAGGTCTTTTTCTTTTTAGGACGGGGCATAAGCACAGCCACAGCCTATGAGGGTAGACTTAAACTAATGGAGATAGCCTACATTCCAGCAATAGCATTTCCAGCCGGAGAAAGCAAACATGGACCAATAAGCCTAATTGAAGAGGGTTTTCCAGTAGTTTTCATATGCCCCAAAGATGATACACATAAGACGATTATAGGTAATATTATGGAGATGAAAGCCAGAGGAGCCTCAATAATAGCCGTCATAGAAGAAGGAGACGAGGAGGTCAAAGGGCTTGCGGATGACTATGTTGAAGTGCCAAAGGGCATACCAGATATACTGTCGCCCATACCCTTTGTTGTTCCACTGCAGCTTTTGGCATATTATATGGCTGTTGAAAGAGGATATGATCCTGACAAGCCCAGAAACTTGGCTAAGTCTGTGACTGTAAAGTAG